A region of uncultured Anaeromusa sp. DNA encodes the following proteins:
- a CDS encoding glutathionylspermidine synthase family protein, with translation MEGYAVRRERWYGSLQALFPWETIAGTEYALASWTPVFPQQCQELQEAAEGLAALWHKVALVVSRGDSRLLRWLGLPAGTREAIREALQLPWLTALGRFDFVWTEAGWKVLEYNCDTPSGVVEALAVNGKICACEGLKNPNEAGEAHLRKALAESLQIGRHAGLTGAAAFSALGSHSEDAGTMKYWQSLAAEGVFVPLEELRYERESLTSATSERIGCWFRLHPWEIMVRECAADGFPTGKRVLELAASKKLLAVNPPLALVGQSKALQALIWQLYEAGEFLTQRERQLVRTYMLPTYRQNVFLGRSSYVRKPLWGREGGGVTLHAADGSLLVGSRGNWHGAAVYQQAVELERMQVMTRNGLQEGRRLWGVFVAGGSFAGVLVRLGEAITDDRAWMTPVYLSKEGSE, from the coding sequence ATGGAGGGGTATGCGGTCCGGCGCGAGCGCTGGTATGGATCGTTACAGGCTTTGTTTCCATGGGAGACTATTGCTGGAACTGAATATGCCTTAGCCTCCTGGACACCTGTCTTTCCACAACAATGTCAAGAACTGCAGGAGGCGGCGGAAGGCTTGGCCGCCTTATGGCATAAAGTGGCGCTGGTTGTTTCGCGCGGGGACAGTCGGCTGTTGCGCTGGCTGGGGTTGCCTGCCGGTACGCGCGAGGCGATACGAGAAGCGCTGCAACTGCCTTGGTTGACGGCCTTGGGACGATTTGACTTTGTCTGGACTGAGGCAGGGTGGAAAGTGCTGGAATATAACTGCGATACCCCTAGCGGCGTGGTGGAAGCCTTGGCGGTGAACGGAAAGATTTGCGCTTGCGAAGGGCTAAAAAATCCGAATGAAGCCGGCGAAGCGCACTTGCGGAAGGCCCTTGCCGAGTCTCTACAAATAGGGCGTCACGCTGGTTTGACCGGTGCGGCTGCGTTCAGCGCATTGGGGAGTCACAGCGAAGACGCCGGTACGATGAAATATTGGCAATCGCTGGCGGCAGAAGGTGTGTTTGTGCCGCTGGAAGAACTGCGGTATGAACGGGAGTCTTTGACTTCAGCCACTTCAGAGCGGATTGGCTGCTGGTTTCGTCTTCATCCATGGGAGATCATGGTGCGGGAATGCGCTGCTGATGGGTTTCCGACAGGGAAGCGCGTATTGGAGCTGGCGGCTTCCAAAAAACTCTTGGCGGTGAATCCGCCGCTGGCTTTGGTTGGTCAGTCCAAGGCGCTGCAGGCCCTTATTTGGCAGTTGTACGAGGCGGGGGAATTTTTGACACAACGGGAGCGGCAATTGGTGCGAACGTATATGCTGCCGACCTACCGGCAGAATGTGTTTCTGGGGAGGTCTTCTTATGTGCGGAAACCTCTTTGGGGGCGAGAAGGCGGTGGCGTGACGCTGCATGCGGCAGACGGGAGCTTGCTGGTGGGGAGTCGTGGTAATTGGCATGGCGCTGCTGTTTATCAGCAAGCAGTGGAACTAGAGCGCATGCAGGTTATGACACGGAACGGATTGCAGGAAGGGCGGCGCCTTTGGGGCGTCTTTGTGGCTGGAGGCTCTTTTGCTGGGGTGTTGGTGCGCCTTGGTGAGGCCATTACTGACGACAGAGCGTGGATGACGCCAGTGTATTTGAGCAAGGAGGGAAGCGAATGA
- a CDS encoding DUF350 domain-containing protein gives MMMLTMQGQWPHVVNFLLYLLVALPLLGIGVWLFARLTPYKEGELLHNGAQDGMAGRAAEAAAHDLGGKLLGLTLVLASAIFHSVHIWDLLFWGAVGIVSQVLVANLFERITPYQVAQEIPKGNVAVGIFSARLSVAAGLLLAALISY, from the coding sequence ATGATGATGCTAACTATGCAAGGACAGTGGCCTCATGTTGTGAACTTTCTACTATATCTTTTGGTGGCGCTGCCTCTTTTAGGGATCGGCGTATGGCTTTTTGCCAGGCTGACTCCTTATAAAGAAGGCGAACTGTTGCATAACGGAGCGCAGGACGGGATGGCCGGACGTGCGGCGGAAGCGGCGGCGCATGATTTAGGAGGCAAGCTTCTGGGGCTGACGTTGGTTTTGGCTTCCGCTATTTTTCATTCCGTGCATATTTGGGATTTGCTCTTTTGGGGCGCTGTGGGTATTGTCAGCCAGGTGCTTGTGGCCAATCTTTTTGAAAGAATCACTCCGTACCAGGTAGCGCAGGAGATTCCCAAAGGGAATGTGGCTGTGGGAATTTTTTCAGCCCGCCTCAGCGTGGCGGCGGGGCTGCTGTTGGCAGCGTTGATCAGCTATTGA
- a CDS encoding sigma 54-interacting transcriptional regulator, protein MAYEQRIVFRHPKGLHTRVAAMVVQRFQELRQRYGSEITLRKETGKVVPANNLMLLVGLKVRAGDVLWVGADGSGAREATQEMGAFLEGDFSLAAAPAWQGMDAVLQENAFTAEQIFYSIASGLMVTDQDDRITVFNPAAARIMGVAASEVIGRKVYEAIPGSRLHIVNQTGQAELGQRQRTGASVTITNRTPLMIDGKVCGAVAVFEDISILERVSGELQAVKELKERLQLILESVQDGICVFDKEGVITYVNDAYVAMCGESREELLGQCVGGISPGGGRSLMLTSGQAVLGSISRKRSGVTLISNINPIFVDGRLTGGLSVSKNTTELQLLADKLNQANARADYLEEELLRTKRPHTAFRNFIGRSGKVRDCLAMASKAAAAQATVLIRGESGTGKELVAEGIHYASPRARGPFIRVNCGAIPSALLESELFGHEKGAFTGAVRRKLGRFELADGGSLFLDEIGEMDKTMQVKLLRALQQREIERVGGEETVRVDVRIIAATHRDLEAMMAAGEFREDLYYRLNVVPVLLPPLRERKEDIPLLAEHFLEKVSQREGYSCQGFQREAIKAFQEYNWPGNVRELENVVERMVTLTEGVQLGLEDLPLYLRQEMDVAPVLPALRQEKSLLPWAEYEKNIIALALERCGSYNAAGKALGLTHKTIAAKARKYGLEKQTSWVKTD, encoded by the coding sequence ATGGCATACGAGCAGCGGATTGTTTTTCGACATCCCAAAGGACTTCATACCCGGGTGGCGGCTATGGTGGTGCAGCGCTTTCAGGAACTTAGGCAACGCTATGGTAGTGAGATTACTTTGCGCAAGGAAACAGGCAAAGTAGTGCCGGCTAATAATTTAATGCTGCTAGTGGGCCTGAAGGTGCGCGCCGGTGATGTCCTTTGGGTTGGAGCCGATGGTTCTGGGGCGCGCGAAGCGACTCAAGAGATGGGCGCATTTTTAGAAGGAGATTTCTCCTTGGCGGCGGCGCCTGCCTGGCAAGGCATGGATGCGGTACTGCAAGAGAACGCTTTTACGGCGGAGCAGATTTTTTACAGCATCGCCAGCGGTTTGATGGTGACGGACCAGGATGACCGCATTACCGTATTTAACCCGGCTGCAGCACGCATTATGGGTGTGGCAGCGTCGGAAGTCATAGGCCGCAAGGTATATGAAGCCATTCCTGGTTCACGGTTGCATATTGTCAACCAAACCGGCCAGGCAGAGTTGGGACAGCGCCAGCGTACAGGAGCTTCTGTAACGATTACCAATCGGACGCCGCTTATGATTGACGGCAAGGTTTGCGGTGCTGTGGCTGTTTTTGAGGATATTTCGATCTTAGAGCGCGTTTCCGGGGAATTGCAAGCGGTTAAAGAACTGAAAGAGCGTCTGCAGCTGATCTTAGAATCAGTTCAGGATGGCATTTGCGTCTTTGATAAGGAAGGCGTGATTACCTATGTCAATGACGCGTATGTGGCGATGTGCGGTGAAAGCCGTGAAGAACTTTTGGGACAGTGTGTAGGGGGGATTTCTCCCGGCGGTGGACGCAGTTTGATGCTGACAAGCGGCCAAGCGGTGTTGGGAAGCATCAGCCGCAAACGCAGCGGCGTGACGTTGATTTCGAATATTAATCCGATTTTTGTGGACGGCAGATTGACTGGCGGGCTGTCGGTCAGTAAGAATACGACGGAACTGCAATTGCTGGCGGACAAGCTGAACCAGGCGAATGCGCGGGCGGACTATTTGGAAGAAGAACTGCTCCGTACGAAGAGGCCTCATACGGCTTTTCGGAATTTCATTGGCCGCAGCGGTAAGGTGAGGGACTGTCTGGCGATGGCCTCAAAGGCGGCAGCGGCGCAGGCTACGGTGCTTATTCGCGGCGAAAGCGGCACTGGAAAGGAACTGGTTGCCGAAGGTATTCATTATGCCAGCCCGCGAGCCCGAGGGCCGTTTATACGAGTTAACTGCGGCGCCATTCCCTCGGCTCTTTTAGAAAGTGAGCTTTTTGGACACGAGAAAGGCGCTTTTACTGGGGCCGTGAGGCGGAAATTGGGGCGGTTTGAACTGGCGGACGGCGGCAGTTTGTTTTTGGATGAAATTGGCGAAATGGACAAGACCATGCAAGTAAAGTTACTGCGGGCGTTGCAGCAGCGGGAGATTGAGCGAGTCGGCGGCGAAGAGACGGTGCGCGTGGACGTGAGAATTATTGCCGCAACGCATCGGGACCTTGAGGCTATGATGGCGGCCGGTGAATTTCGAGAGGATCTGTACTATCGCTTGAATGTAGTACCAGTGCTGTTGCCTCCATTACGAGAACGTAAAGAAGATATCCCGCTCTTGGCGGAGCACTTTTTAGAAAAGGTTTCCCAGCGCGAAGGATATTCCTGCCAAGGCTTTCAGAGAGAAGCTATTAAAGCGTTTCAAGAGTACAATTGGCCTGGTAATGTGCGGGAATTAGAGAATGTAGTAGAACGTATGGTGACGTTGACCGAAGGGGTTCAGTTGGGCTTGGAGGATTTACCGCTCTATTTGCGCCAGGAGATGGACGTGGCACCGGTTTTGCCGGCTTTGCGCCAGGAAAAGTCGCTGTTGCCCTGGGCGGAGTATGAAAAAAATATTATCGCTTTAGCGTTGGAACGCTGCGGCAGTTATAATGCCGCAGGCAAGGCGTTAGGGTTGACGCATAAAACCATAGCGGCGAAGGCTCGCAAGTATGGCTTGGAAAAACAGACATCTTGGGTAAAAACGGACTAG